One window of Dechloromonas sp. ZY10 genomic DNA carries:
- a CDS encoding LysR family transcriptional regulator, whose translation MQNLNYKHLHYFWVVAQEGSITRAADRLGVAIQTISGQLSLLETQLGKALFVPQGRGLALSEVGRTVQGYADQIFQLGDALVDAVQQHDNSGTLRLRAGITDGIPKLLAYQLLNSIVAGPGDVRLICEEDEFDDLLADLALHRLDVVLTDRPAPSGGNLKLFSTQLGDFATGLFASHELAKAHAADYPASLDGAPLLLPSRHHAVRTRIDRWLENLQREKIRPRIVGEFEDNALLNTFGRGGLGLFPAPLALATQVSEQLNAQGIGEMQGVSEQIYAISSERRIRHPAVEALCRVQIG comes from the coding sequence ATGCAGAACCTCAACTACAAGCATCTGCACTATTTCTGGGTGGTAGCCCAAGAAGGCAGTATCACCCGCGCTGCTGACCGCCTGGGGGTCGCCATTCAAACCATCAGCGGCCAGCTTTCGCTACTCGAAACCCAACTTGGCAAGGCTTTGTTCGTGCCCCAGGGGCGCGGGCTCGCGCTGAGCGAGGTCGGACGCACGGTCCAAGGCTACGCCGACCAGATTTTTCAGCTCGGCGATGCCCTGGTGGACGCGGTCCAGCAGCATGACAACAGCGGCACCCTGCGTCTGCGCGCCGGGATTACCGACGGGATACCCAAACTCCTAGCCTACCAACTGCTGAACAGCATCGTTGCGGGTCCGGGCGATGTGCGGCTGATTTGCGAAGAAGACGAATTTGACGATCTGCTTGCCGACCTCGCGCTACATCGCCTCGACGTTGTCCTGACCGACCGTCCCGCTCCCAGCGGAGGGAACCTGAAATTATTCAGCACCCAGCTAGGCGACTTCGCTACCGGCCTGTTTGCCAGCCACGAACTGGCAAAAGCCCACGCCGCCGACTACCCGGCCTCACTCGACGGCGCTCCCTTGCTGCTTCCCAGCCGTCACCACGCGGTACGTACGCGAATTGATCGCTGGCTGGAAAACCTGCAGAGGGAAAAAATCCGCCCGAGGATTGTCGGCGAGTTTGAAGACAACGCGCTGCTCAATACCTTTGGCCGCGGCGGCCTGGGTTTGTTCCCTGCGCCGCTAGCCCTGGCAACGCAGGTCAGCGAGCAACTCAACGCGCAAGGGATCGGCGAGATGCAGGGTGTCAGCGAACAGATCTACGCGATTTCCAGCGAACGCCGCATCCGCCACCCGGCAGTGGAAGCGCTCTGCCGGGTGCAGATCGGCTGA
- a CDS encoding Crp/Fnr family transcriptional regulator, with the protein MRTAEDLLRSSQWGQSLSENEIERALAGIFERTYAAGAFICMKGEPVDYWMGMVSGLGKMASHWTTGKTTSFTGISDGAWFGEGSLLKNEPRRYDVMAIRESRVAFMNKHTFQWLLDHSIGFNRYLITQLNERLGQFIGMMENERLLETDARIARGLAALFNPVLYPGTSRLLQISQEELGYLAGVSRQRANQAIKVLEDAGLVRSEYGGINIIDLEGLRRFGD; encoded by the coding sequence TTGAGAACGGCTGAAGATCTGCTCAGGTCCTCGCAATGGGGGCAATCCCTGAGCGAGAACGAAATCGAAAGGGCACTTGCGGGTATTTTTGAGCGCACTTACGCTGCCGGCGCATTTATCTGCATGAAAGGCGAGCCGGTCGATTACTGGATGGGTATGGTCAGTGGTTTGGGTAAGATGGCCAGCCACTGGACTACCGGCAAAACCACCTCGTTTACCGGGATTAGCGATGGCGCCTGGTTCGGTGAAGGGTCGCTACTGAAAAACGAGCCGCGGCGCTACGACGTGATGGCTATTCGCGAGTCGCGGGTTGCCTTCATGAACAAACACACTTTTCAGTGGCTGCTTGACCACAGCATCGGCTTCAACCGTTATCTGATCACCCAGCTCAATGAGCGTCTCGGGCAGTTCATCGGGATGATGGAAAATGAGCGTCTGCTCGAAACTGATGCGCGTATTGCCCGAGGGTTGGCGGCATTGTTCAATCCGGTGCTGTATCCGGGCACCAGTCGCCTGCTCCAGATTTCCCAGGAGGAATTGGGTTATCTCGCAGGCGTTTCCCGCCAGCGGGCCAATCAGGCGATCAAGGTGCTTGAGGATGCTGGTCTGGTCCGCAGCGAGTATGGCGGAATCAATATCATTGACCTCGAAGGCTTGCGCCGCTTCGGCGATTGA
- a CDS encoding long-chain fatty acid--CoA ligase: MPTQANYAALDGLHTFPRLLFNHARTRPNAPAMREKYLGIWQTWSWSDVAERVRALACGLSELGFKRGDNLAIIGDNRPHLYMMMAAAQCLGGVPVPLYQDAVAAEMLFVLQDAGIRFAIVEDQEQVDKLLEVREQLPNLEHIVYDDPRGMRHYNQPFLHDIHELMEMGRIHDRNHPDFITGEIEKGHYDDTSVMLYTSGTTGKPKGVCQTHAAFIAAAQGGVQVDRMGDDGDILSYLPMAWVGDHLFSYAQALVAGFTINCPESGDTVMSDLREIGPTYYFAPPRVFESLLTSVMIRMEDAGKLKQKLFHHFMDVAKRCGADILDGKSVSLGDRFQYWLGNLMVYGPLRNVLGMSRICVAYTAGAAIGPDLFKFYRSIGINLKQFYGQTETCAYVCMQPNGEIKFDSVGRPAPGVDIKIADNGEVLVKGPMLLKEYYKRPDATAESINPDGYFLTGDAGFLDEDGHLKIIDRAKDVGKLSNGAMFAPNYIENKLKFFQYVKEAVCFGANREQVCAFINIDMGAVGNWAERRGIAYAGYTDLACKPEVLELLRECIEQVNADLVHDTMMADSQVHRFLVLHKELDPDDDELTRTRKVRRNFVAEKYKVLIDALYEGKANQFIETEVKFEDGRRGKVSADLKIVDAKTFPIAKKAA; this comes from the coding sequence ATGCCGACGCAGGCGAATTACGCCGCGCTGGATGGTTTGCACACCTTCCCGCGGCTGCTGTTCAACCACGCCCGTACCCGGCCGAATGCGCCGGCGATGCGGGAAAAATACCTTGGCATCTGGCAGACCTGGAGCTGGAGCGACGTTGCCGAACGCGTCCGCGCCCTGGCTTGCGGCCTTTCGGAGCTCGGTTTCAAGCGCGGCGACAACCTCGCCATCATCGGAGATAACCGCCCCCACCTGTACATGATGATGGCCGCAGCCCAATGTCTGGGCGGTGTCCCGGTACCGCTCTATCAAGACGCGGTAGCAGCTGAAATGCTCTTCGTCCTGCAGGATGCCGGCATCCGCTTTGCCATCGTCGAGGATCAGGAGCAGGTAGATAAGCTGCTTGAAGTCCGGGAGCAGCTGCCGAACCTCGAACACATCGTCTACGACGATCCTCGTGGTATGCGTCATTACAACCAGCCCTTCCTGCATGACATCCACGAATTGATGGAAATGGGACGGATTCACGACCGAAACCACCCTGATTTCATCACCGGCGAAATCGAAAAAGGTCATTACGACGATACCTCGGTCATGCTGTACACCTCGGGCACCACCGGCAAGCCCAAGGGGGTTTGCCAGACTCACGCCGCATTCATCGCTGCAGCCCAAGGGGGTGTCCAGGTAGACCGCATGGGCGATGACGGAGACATCCTCTCGTATCTACCCATGGCCTGGGTCGGCGACCATCTGTTTTCCTATGCTCAGGCACTGGTTGCCGGCTTTACCATCAACTGCCCCGAGTCCGGCGATACGGTAATGAGCGACCTCCGCGAGATCGGCCCAACCTATTACTTTGCGCCACCGCGGGTATTTGAAAGCTTGCTCACCTCGGTGATGATCCGCATGGAGGACGCAGGCAAGCTCAAGCAGAAGCTGTTCCACCACTTCATGGATGTCGCCAAGCGCTGTGGCGCTGACATTCTCGACGGCAAATCCGTCTCGCTTGGCGACCGTTTCCAGTACTGGCTGGGCAATCTGATGGTCTATGGTCCGCTACGCAACGTCCTCGGAATGAGCCGCATTTGCGTGGCGTACACCGCCGGTGCAGCGATCGGCCCCGACCTCTTCAAGTTCTACCGCTCGATCGGGATCAACTTGAAGCAGTTCTACGGCCAGACGGAAACCTGCGCCTATGTCTGCATGCAGCCCAACGGTGAGATCAAGTTCGACTCCGTCGGCCGACCGGCCCCCGGTGTCGATATCAAGATCGCCGACAACGGCGAAGTACTGGTCAAAGGCCCGATGCTGCTCAAGGAGTACTACAAGCGCCCGGATGCCACAGCCGAATCGATCAATCCCGACGGCTACTTCCTGACTGGCGATGCTGGCTTCCTCGACGAGGATGGGCATCTCAAGATCATCGATCGAGCCAAGGATGTCGGCAAGCTGTCGAACGGGGCAATGTTCGCGCCCAACTACATCGAGAACAAGCTGAAGTTCTTCCAGTACGTGAAGGAAGCCGTCTGCTTCGGGGCCAATCGCGAGCAAGTCTGCGCCTTCATCAATATCGACATGGGCGCGGTCGGCAACTGGGCCGAACGCCGCGGGATTGCCTACGCCGGCTACACCGACCTGGCCTGCAAGCCGGAAGTACTCGAACTGCTTCGGGAATGCATTGAGCAGGTCAATGCCGACCTGGTACATGACACGATGATGGCCGACTCACAGGTCCATCGCTTTCTGGTCCTGCACAAGGAATTGGATCCCGACGACGACGAATTGACCCGAACCCGCAAAGTGCGGCGCAACTTCGTTGCCGAAAAATACAAGGTGCTGATTGACGCGCTCTACGAGGGCAAGGCAAATCAGTTCATCGAAACCGAGGTCAAGTTCGAAGACGGTCGTCGCGGCAAAGTATCCGCCGACCTCAAGATTGTCGACGCCAAGACCTTCCCGATCGCGAAAAAGGCTGCCTGA